The stretch of DNA caggatagtGGCAGGCAGGCCAAAAAAAGCAACATTTGGGCAGAAAAATGGGGTCATCTGTTTTCACTTAGGGCCGAGGTTCTAGGCTTAAGGTTGGAGTTTGGCCAGGTATACTGATGGGTGCCCACTTACCTATTAATATTTTCCAAGATTCAACCTTTGGAACTTAACTCTCCATCAGAAAAATTTACCTAATTCAGGACTTGGTAATATCCTGACAAAGTTTTGAACATTTTGTGAGCATGAACCATAATAAGAAACACCTCTTTCAGTATAACCTGGACAGTTTTCATGCACGTAGGTGTATGTGAGTGACTTTAGCTGACATTTCATGTAACGACACCTTTCCTGCTTGTCTCCACACTGTGATAATTTTCATTCTGGCTCCTTTCTATAAATGTCTATTGAAGGTTTTAACTTTATTTCAGCTCACTGATGTTTAGTCTTGAATATAAAAACAGTTATAAAGGCCTGTTTATCTACATCATAGGCTTTCTTTTCATTCCAAGTGATTCTTCACATCATTGATTGTCTGATGAAGAGCATCCTCCTTTGTGGACCTCTGGAAGGACAGCCTTTCAGATTCCCCTCAGAACTGCAGTTGTCTGTCTCTGTACTCTTTCAGATAACCAACTTATCACCCatatcaaaacagaaaaataagattaAGTATTTTATATGTGTCATGCAAAATTCTTGTATAGGAATACTTTTGATTTGTAGATATAAACATTCTAAGGTGTTTGATGTTTAGTATCATGAAGggttaaactaaaaagtttaatGGGACATTTTACAGAGAACTGCTCTCACTTCACTCCAAGTGCAAATTCGGGAGTTTTTCAAAACTACCTTCACATTCAATAATTTCCTAGAAAAACCCTCAGAACTCACTGGATGCATTTATTCTCACAGTTACTGATTTTTACAGGGAAAAGATGCATATTATAGTTAACCAAGGGGGAAAAACCAAATAAGACAGAGTCCAGTGAAGTACCAAATGTGGATCTCCTCTTGTATTCTCACAGTAGAGTCGGGCATGTTACATACCCAAAATTAGCATGTGACTTAGACACAAGGAACCACCAATCAGGGAAACTCAACTGAGTGCTGGGATCCAAGTAATTATTGGGGCTCCATTACATAGCCATAATTGGTTGGTTGATTCCTGTGTGGTTATTTAGTCTTTTGGTCCACTGGTTCCCTGTGACCTAAAGACCTACATTAAATCACATCGTTATTTTTTCTGACATGGGGAACGCCACCTGCCATTTCCCATCCCCCAAAGCTGTGGCTAGTCACAACCCTAAATTATGTTATTTCACTATCAAGAGTTACCCAAGATTTGCCCCCAAGCAAACAGAGAGACTCTCCTCAGGCATGCCCTTTCAAGATTCTACAGATTACCTCTCAGATACTGAGGACAAAGTCCCGACCTCTTTTTAGTTAGGTTaactccttttcttatttttaaaaatgttttttaagccATCTTATACTGAAAGGAAGGTTAACTTCTTTAtaaggatatataatatacaggCAAATATACAAAGTATTTATTATGTTACTGCTTTCCCTTAGAGTTCCTTTTGATTCATATTTCAGTATGTACATAATAGTTTAGTAATTTATCATGTAAAATTTCAGACTgagttggaaattttaaaaacagtaacagGTTAAATGTATGtgtcatattaattttttattaaactttttatttctatcaatgattttttatttgaaatgtgttctgtttttctctttctttttttttttttttttttttgaggcagagtctcactctgtcgcccaggctggagtgcagtggcacgatctcggcttgctgcaacctgcgcctcctgggttcaagcaattctcctgcctcagcctcccaagtatctgggattataggtgtgtgccaccacacctagctgatttttgtatttttaatagagacggggtttcactatgttggtcaggctggtcccgaattcctgacctcaagtgatctgcctgcctcagcttcccaaagtgccttggtctcccaaagtgctgggattatgggtgtgagccaccgtccccagtGACATGGTATGGTTTTAGATTGCTCTCATGCAAACCAGAAACCAGGGTGCACTTGGAAAACACAAACTGAACATTCGTTGAAGTTTCATACCATGTCCTAAGTGTGAACTCTTAAAAACACTGAACAGGGCATAGCTTGTCCTGATctcctaattttgtattctgataGGAGGCAAGATCCAACCTGAGATGAAGACTTTTCCAGAAGCAGGACCACATGAAGGGTGGTCCTGCCAGCAGATCTGGGAAGAAATTGCAAGTGATTTAACCAGGCCTCAAGACTCTACCATAAAGAGCTCTCAGTTCTTTGAACAGGGTGATGCCCACTCCCAGGTTGAGGAAGGACTATCTATAATGCACACGGGACAGAAACCTTCCGATTGTGGGAAGTGTAAACAATCCTTCAGTGATATGTCCATCTTTGATCTTCCTCAGCAAATACGCTCAGCAGAGAAGTCTCATTCCTGTGATGAGTGTGGAAAAAGCTTCTGTTACATCTCAGCACTTCATATTCATCAGAGAGTCCACCTGGGAGAGAAACTCTTTAAGTGTGACGTGTGTGGTAAGGAATTCAGTCAGAGTTTACATCTGCAAACTCATCAGAGAgtccatactggagagaaacctttcaAATGTGAACAATGTGGGAGAGGCTTCAGATGTAGATCAGCACTTACAGTTCATTGCAAATTACACATGGGAGAGAAACATTATAATTGTGAGGCATGTGGGAGGGCCTTCGTTCATGATTTCCAGCTTCAgaaacatcagagaattcacacagGGGAGAAGCCATTCAAATGTGAGATATGTAGTGTGAGCTTCCGTCTTAGGTCAAGTCTTAATAGGCATTGTGTGGTCCACACAGGAAAGAAACCAAACAGCACTGGGGAATATGGAAAAGGCTTCGTTGGTAGGCTGGATTTGTGTAAGCATCAGACGAtccacacaggagagaaaccatATAATTGTAAAGAATGTGGGAAGAGCTTCAGACGGTCCTCCTATCTTTTGATCCATCAGCGAGTCCACACTGGAGAAAAGCCATACAAATGTGACAAGTGTGGGAAGAGCTACATTACTAAGTCAGGTCTTGACTTGCACCATAGAGCCCACACAGGAGAGAGACCTTATAACTGTGATGACTGTGGGAAGAGCTTTAGACAGGCCTCAAGTATTTTGAATCATAAGAGACTCCACTGCCGAAAAAAACCATTCAAATGTGAGGATTGTGGAAAGAAGCTTGTATACCGGTCATACCGTAAAGACCAACAAAAAAACCACAGTGGAGAAAATCCATCCAAATGTGAAGACTGTGGGAAGCGCTATAAGAGGCGCTTGAATCTTgatataattttatcattatttttaaatgacacgtaagtgttgtacatatttatggggtacagtgtgatatttaaatgtatgtatatgatgtataatgatcaaatcagtatAATTAGCACATTTATCACCTCAATTATCTCTTTTTTGTGTTGAGAAAATCAAAAATTCATTGTTCcagcaatttgaaaataaattgttgtCGATGATAGTCACCTTTAgtgctgcagaacagcagaacTTCTTCCTCTTATCTACCTGTACTTTTGCATCCATTAGCCAACCTTTGGCCATCCCACCTATCCCTTACCCTTCACTGCCTCTAGAGCCACTGTTCTCACTACTTCTAAGAAATCAGCTTTTTTAGCTTCCCCATGTGATTGAGGACAGTTTAAAGTTAGTGTTTCAGCCATAGCTCAGCATACCCCAGTGGTTGTGGGACTGTCAGAGCAGAGAATGCTGCAGGGTTTCTAACAGAAGTTTAACAATTAGTTATTATTCAGGAGACAGGTCTTAGTATAAGAGTTTGTTCACACATTTTCAAAACACTAATGATGAACATGTCAAAATTGATGACCACTAGAATGTCAGCCACATGTGTCTTTGTATTTTTGCTGCATCCTTACATTGCTTGAGTCTGgaagattgaggctacagtgacctatgatagtgctactgcactccagccagggcaacagagtgagaccctgtctccaaaaaaaaaaaaaaattaaataaataccttTCTTTGTTTCTAGACTAGCATTTCTCTgtgtttctggaattttttttttgagtgtacATACATAGTGTGTTAcaattatattcttattttcttcagcAGTGAATATTTGctggtatttttctattttataattgtATGCATTATTTTTAGATTTCTCAGTGAACatcagaaaccccatctctacaagaaatacaataattagccagttgtgttggtgtatgtctgtagtcccagctggagactactggagaggctgaagtgggaggatcgcttcaacccaggaggcagatatatagacaaatggaatagaaGTGAGAGTCCGTAAAGAAACCCATACATCTAAGGCCACTTGATTTTCAAGAAGGATCCAAGATTACTTTATGGAGACAGAATAGTCTCTTCGACCAATACTGCTGGGACacctacacacagacacacaacatAATGAAGTTAGATTGTATCTCACCCTACACTTAAAAGTTAATTCAAAATTCATCAATGACCTAAGGTAACAGCTAAACTATAaaagtattagaagaaaacatagaagtaaaTCTTCCTGACTTTATTTGGAATGGATTCTTCAATGAAACAACATaagcaaaagcaaatataaataccTAAATGGgacctaagttttaaaaaatgctgtgCATACATGGACATTGTCAAGAACATGAAAAGACCATACAGCATGAGTTCTACTATCCAgattatataaagaattcttacaactcaataacagaaaccactcaattaaaaaaatgggcaaagggctgggtgcagtgtcatgcctgtaatcccagcactttgggaggctgaggtgggcagtttacttgaggccaggagttcaagaccagcctggccaacatggtgaaagtctgtctttactaaaaatacaactagctggatgtggtggcctcctgggctcaaaccatccttccacctcagcctcttgagcagctgagactacaggcgtgcaccacagcCTCTggttaagttttgcatttttttatagagatgaggttcctccatgttgcccaggctggtctcgaactactgcactcaagtaatctgcccacctcagcctcccaaagtgctgggattacaggcatgagccactgcactcagcctaaaaaaaaaaaatcctaatttttatgggtacacatATGGAGTATATAtgttgatacaggcatacaatgcataataatcatatcagggtaaatggggtatctgtTACCACAAGCATTTAtcagatttttgtgtgtgttagaaACAATCCATACTCGTTTAGTTATttcaaatgtacaataaattattattgactgtaactctgttgtgctatcaaataccagatcttattcattctatctaagcatatttttgtacccactaaccatccccacttccctcaCCACCAACCCTACCTTTCCCTCCCTCTGGTAACCAACATTCTGCTCTCTGTCTCCATgtattcaattgttttaatttttagctcctacaaataagtgagaagatgtgaagtttgtctttctgtgcctgacttatttcactgaaTGTAAtgtcctccaattccatccatattgttgcaaataacaaaatctcattctttttgtggctgaatagtactccattgtgtatatgtccATTTCCtgtgtccattcatctgttgatgcatacttaggttgcttccaaattttggttattgtgaatagtgctgcaataaacattgtaGGGGAGGGTGCAGATATCACTTtgatatagttttaattttttgaggaacctccatactgttctctgcAGTGgttctactaatttacattcccaccaacaatgtgcgAGGATTCCCTCCTTCACtccttccacatcctcaccaacatttgatattgcctgtcttttgaataaaagctATTTTAGCTGGAGTGGGATATCTcatggtagttttgatttgtatttatctGATGATCTATGATgtagagcaccttttcatatacctgtttgccatttatatgccctcttttgagaaatgtctattcagatattttgctcattttaaaattgatttattaaattttttcctatttggtttgagctccttatattctggttattaatcccttgtcagatggatagtttgcaaatattttctcctattgtgtgggttgtctcttcactttgttgattgcttcctttgctgtgcagaagcttcttaaCTTGacgtgatcccatttgtccatttttgctttggttgtctatgcttttggggtattactcaagaaatctttgcccagaccaatgtcctggaacatcttttccccaatgttttcctgtagtagtttcatagttcgaggttttagatttaagtctttaatccatttcgattttatttttgtatatggtgaacaACAGGttgaagtttcattcttctatatgtggATATCATgtttttctagcaccatttattgaagagactgtccttttcccaataTATATACttagcacctttgttgaaaatgagctcACTGTAggtgtagaaatttatttctggattttctagtttacgcAGCATTAAAAGaatgtactgtacatgaagtgATTTCTAGGATATGTTGTTACATGACCATAGAAGAGTTAGAAACGTGCTTTCTTTTAAGTAATAATGGAAAATAAGAAATCTAcacatactgatatggtttggctgtgtctccacccaaatctcatcttgaattatagctcccataattcccacatatcaTGAAAGGGACctagtaggaggtaattgaatcatgggggtgggtctttcccatgctgttctcgtgatagcaaGGACAGATAGAGGAGTGACTTTGAATataatgggaggcaggtttgccctaagcgaTTTCCAGCTTGAGGtttccttagtgattttgggggcccaagatattttcctttcacaatactAAGCAGTTTAATTTCTCTTAAATGTGGCATTTCCACGTCTAAAGAATATTaatatgaaaactttaaaagtgGGAAGATAGCTTTTCCAGGAGGGCAATTGGCCCTCCATATTGGCCCTTGACAGGGCACAAGCATCGCCATCTTGGACAAACACTGCCATTTTAAAGTTCGCGTTGatcaaaaactgcctaaatccaaagggcatcagcctaatggctaaggtcagcatgaccataaaccacaaatgacaTCTCCAATCAGAAACATTCCAACCATAAGATAAACCCCTCCCTTACCAGTGACATGCCAGCCCCGAGATAACCTCCCTTCCATTGGAGAGATGTCAGTCCCAAGATAACTTCCCCTCCAACCAGAGATATTCCAACCCCACAACAGACTTCTCCCCAATACAGAAACATTCTAAGCCTGTGGTAAGCTCTCTCTCCCTAAAGCCAATACAGACTCTTAGTCCGTAAGAGAGAGCGCTCCTGACTGCAAtcggccagaagcccctctcaggtttattctccaaaacgaacctgtctttgactgttgagccgcttttcgtgtttttttttttctctttaactctTACAGCCCTCTTAAACACTTAAACTGTGGTTGTTTTTCTTGCCAAACCAGTGGTACAACAGTGTCTGGTTGTACCAGGGGCTGGTGCCCCACTCAATGCCTCTCCCAAACCATTTTTCCCAGCCCATTATTTAAGCTCTTAGATTTAGCCTCATACTGTTAGCGTCTAGTGTATTAGCCTTTCAGCCATCTCCTGACCGCTCCACAGTCACTCCCCGCTAACTCCTTGAAGATTGTATCTCCTTGCTTTGTTCTCTTTCAGTAACACTCCTGTCATCATGGGAGGCGTGTAGACTTCAGGAATTCCTGACTATTCAATATTTTCTCTCGAGGACGCAGGGAGAGGGAAGGACCACTCTCAGGGCCACAGTCCATATTCCAAACCAGGCGCTCGGGTCTATGGGATTCATTCCTCGTGGGCATTGCAGGAAGTGTAGTCAAAGAGCACCGCGGAGTCCCACGCTTCCCGCCGGAAGGTGATACTGTAGAACGTCTCCTTTGAGATTCAAGGAAGTGTAGCGCAGGAGATCTGTTGAATGACGAGCAAGTAGGCTCAGGAGGGCGTATCCGgggaattctgggaaatgtagttcacACGCTGCGCGGGGTAGGGGCACTTCCGCTCCCGGGGGGTGAGGTTGCTGCAGTGCATTCGGTGGTAGTTTGGTGTCAGTCCTGTGTCTTGTCGGTCCTTCTAAACGTGTCCCCTTACGATGCTGGCTCGCAACCACCTGGAAGTTGACTAAGGGGAGAAGGAGTCTCGTTGGAAAACGGAGGTTTGGAGGGACAACGGCCTCTCTTTTCGTTCTTGTCAGCGGAGCCTTCTTGGTCTTGGGGCTGTCCTCGCGTCCCCGGGGATGAGGCTGGGGGTTGGGACTTGGTCGGAACGCGTCTCGCCTGGTTTGAGGGTTTTGGGGGCTCTCAGCTCGCTCAGTCCGCCTCCCTCCATCCCACCTGTGAGGCTACTTTCTTACAGTTTAAGGTTGGGATGTTATTAATCTCCCTGTACCTCCCACTGCTGTTCTTTAAAATGGGGACTTTAGGACCATCCTAATGAAATCGTTTTGGGAACTGGAAGAGGTAACACAAATGAAAGCCTTAAAGCAGCCCCTCCCTTAGTGACTGGTGGTCTCTTCTTCGTGTTAATTTCTCACGAAGCCTGTCAGGTCCCCGGGTGGGGTCAGAGCTCCATCTACAGGGACCCCCGCCCTTGTCTCTGATTCCTGCAGGACGCTGGGTGATCCTGGACGCTTCTGACCTCTTTTTAGGAAGGCGAGGGTTGTTTCCACTTCCACGAAGGGAGAGGAACATTTAACTTTTATGCCGGACGGCAACGCGGTCAGGGTGTTTCACAGctttctccttccccagcctgaTTCTCAAAAAGAGCTGCAGGGAGGGACTTCTTGGCTACTGAGGGCAAAGCTCCACGAGAGTGGtccttggctttttttcttttacagagaTGCTCACCCCAACCAAGAGTGTAGGATGTGTCCTCAGCCATGGGTGTTGATAATAATTAAGCCTCAATTGGTAACTTTATCCCAAGAGCTTTATACAAGTAATCACATTTTCGCCACACCGTGACTCTGTGGAGAGGTACtacttttttcagttttaaagatGAGTGAGATACAAAGGAGCAGGAGTTATCTGAGAATAGTCACCTAAGCAGTAAGAGGTGGAGCTGCGGTTGAAACCTGGGCATTACAGGTCAGAGCCTTAGTTGATAATCTTTTGGATACATTCTCATTGAGGCAGAGGAACTAGCTGGAATCTGGTGGGGAAAGCAAGCTAGGACTTGATTGAAGGGAGCCTTGAGAGCAAGGCTCATGGGCTTGGACTGTTCTGGGAGTTTATCA from Gorilla gorilla gorilla isolate KB3781 chromosome 20, NHGRI_mGorGor1-v2.1_pri, whole genome shotgun sequence encodes:
- the LOC101136640 gene encoding zinc finger protein 223, with the protein product MTMSKEAVTFKDVAVIFTEEELGLLDLAQRKLYRDVMLENFRNLLSVGHQPFHQDTFHFLREEKFWMMDIATQREGNSGGKIQPEMKTFPEAGPHEGWSCQQIWEEIASDLTRPQDSTIKSSQFFEQGDAHSQVEEGLSIMHTGQKPSDCGKCKQSFSDMSIFDLPQQIRSAEKSHSCDECGKSFCYISALHIHQRVHLGEKLFKCDVCGKEFSQSLHLQTHQRVHTGEKPFKCEQCGRGFRCRSALTVHCKLHMGEKHYNCEACGRAFVHDFQLQKHQRIHTGEKPFKCEICSVSFRLRSSLNRHCVVHTGKKPNSTGEYGKGFVGRLDLCKHQTIHTGEKPYNCKECGKSFRRSSYLLIHQRVHTGEKPYKCDKCGKSYITKSGLDLHHRAHTGERPYNCDDCGKSFRQASSILNHKRLHCRKKPFKCEDCGKKLVYRSYRKDQQKNHSGENPSKCEDCGKRYKRRLNLDIILSLFLNDTFLSEHQKPHLYKKYNN